In Alkalihalobacillus sp. AL-G, the genomic stretch CGTCAGGTATAGTACTCCAAACCTTGATACTCCGTCTTCGCACTTCTTCTAAATTCAAAATGAGCAGATCGATAGATGACATTCCAAAAACACCTCGCTTACTTAATTACTCCTATTATACACGGATATATGTTCTTGTTCTGATTAAAATTCCTTCGCGTGGAATGGAAGAAATAGTTTCACACCCCGTTTATTGAAGGGGAGGAACTTCATATCAGCGATTAAATGCCCGATGTACCCAATGAGACACGTAATAAAAACCCCATCAATTGCAAATGTGTTTTCAAGCTGGTAAGCAATTACCCCGAAAAAGATAGCACCGACAATGGAATGCGTATAACTTCGATGCGGGACGACCGATGCGATGATTATGTAAATTCCGAGTAAAAACAGCCAGTTCACCGACAACGTCAGCCCGGAGATTAATATGCCAATTCCGGTTAGTGAAAGCATCAACCTTCGCTTAATGAAGGGAGAAACAATCGTTAACGCAAGCCCAATTACGACTCCGTACCATTTTTCAAATTCAGAACCTTCCATAAGGCTGATTATGATAGCTAGAACTCCGATAATTTGTGCAATGGCCCGAATGAACTTATATGAAAACGTCAGTGTGTTGCTTAGTTTTCCATCAAGATCAATATCAGGCAGTAATCCTGCCACCGCCCCGCATCCTATTAAAATTGCAGTGGAGGTCGGTTCCGCCTGAAAGGTGTTTGATGTAATCAACCCTGCTGTAGCTCCAAGCGTCATGTGTGCTGTGCCGTTCAATCGAATCCACCCCTCAATATACTCACATGAAAAAGTTTAGCATATCTTCAAATCTACTGACTATCAAATGATGATTTTCTCTTCTATAATAGGTATATAGGACTGAAAAGGGGGGATTCACTCATGTATCTATACTTAACAGTTGCCGTGATAGCAGTCGGAGTCATTTCATTGATCGGTACAGTTATCGTTGGGAAAAAAGTGAATAAAGAAGCAGAGGAATATAAAAACGCAGAGGATAAAACGGAGGCTGAGTTAAAGCGGTCACAGGATTATGAGAAAAGCTCGCTTAGCAAAAATTTACGGGTTTTGACGACTATTTATGTTGTAACATTTATCCTCAGTATTATTGCGGTTGGGTTTTATATTATGAACAAATAAATTTGGAAAAGCAGAAAGAGTCAAGATTGACTGTAAATCCCGACTCTTCGAATGATAGGTGGTTCATGAGGACAGTTAACGACCAAAAGATAGTGTAAGTGTCTTCATAAAATGATTATCCTCAAGATTTATCAAATGGCATTTCGACTTGTGATCAGCTTTCCTCTTGTTTCCTTCATTTGAATCGAAACACGTACCAAGAACACGCCGATCAGCGCAAACAAAACATATAGAATCGCCATGCCTAGTCCGCCGATTGCTTCACCAACGATTATTCCTAAAGCTCCGAACAGTTTTCCAATTTGGAAGACGAAACCATTAAATGCCATATAAGCTCCACGTTTCGTATCGTCAACAATGTCCGCTAGAATTGATTGCCTCGTAGGAACGTACATTAATTCACCGACAGATAGGATCAGTACAGCAATCATCAGAACAAGAAGATTATTCGAAAACGCAAGAATGCTATAGCCCAATCCAAAAAGGATAAAACCTAGATACATGACAGGCTGTTCCGGTTTATTGCGAATCCATTTTGCAGCAATCCCTGTAAACAATACGATGATGATCGTATTTTCAACGGTTAATAGACTTAACAGCTTAACACCGTCAATCATCAATTCAGAATCCCATAAAAATGAAAATGTTCGTGGAATGATTTCTTCTTCCAAACGAACTGCAATAAAATTATTTCGCTGGAACTCAATTGCTAAGATCGCAATTCCACCAAGGATGAACAATACAAACGGCAAATCTGTGATTACGGTTTTATAGCTTTGGAAAATCGGTTTCAGTCCATAAGCCTTCCTTGATGTTTTCTCTGGTTGGTACGTTTCATTTATCAATGCTGCTGTCATCCATAAGGTAACGAATGACATCGCCAGCAACGCAATCAACAATTCAAAAAAATGAGTTTGATAGAACCAACCTCCGACGATCAACCCGAGCATGATCGACATATTGACCGCCCAATAATTGATTGCATACATGAATGCCCGAGTTTCTTTTGTACTGACATCGATTAGCATCGCTTCAGCAGCAGGGTTTACGAAGCCAGAAGCAATTCCGATGATTGTCATCATCGCGAAGGTAGTCCATGCTGAAGTGAACCACGGTGAATTCGCCAGTACCATCCCCGCAAATCCAATTACTTTCATCCATTCTCCTAGGACCATCATTCGTTTTCTTCCAACAATATCTGCAAGGTATCCGCCATATAACCCAGAAAAGAACTGAATTACAATACTAGTCATCAGTAAGATACCAGCCCACATAGCATTCAATGCATTCGTAAAGTAGATCGCCATAAATGGAAAAATCATTGAACCGATAATCCGGCTCATAAACGACGTATAAATTCGAATTCGGATATTCGGGTGCAGCTCTCTAAACATTTTCTCTCACTCCCTCTACGTTATTTTGCCTTTTGTAAAAGGGGATAAAAAGGGTATAATGTGATTAAAAATGTCCCCTTTTAGCAGTTGTTCAAGTGTGGACGACTTTTAAGGTATAGATTCTTTTAAAGAGGTGAGAGCGTGAAGGATTTATCTTATTTTCAAATGCGTGCTTTTCTTTATCCAAGGGAGCATGACAATCAGGTTGAACTAAAGCTAAGTGAGCTTGAACAAGTCTGGTTTTGTACACTGAAAAATGTAAAGCGGAAACTTCGAAAGTACGAAGAGGCAGGCTTTTATACTTATAATCCTGGGAAAGGAAGAGGGAACCCATCGAAACTTTTGTTCCGAAGATCCTTTCAACATGAGATCGAGGGTGCAGTTGACGAATATATTCGATATGATCAAATGGAAGCTTTGATGCAGCTGTTACAGCTGCCGATTCCGAAATCATGGATCGCCAACGTCTCTGAAGATGTCCAGGCATTGTTTGGACTACAGTCTCCAAACAGTACAAAAGATGTACTGCGATCAATCATTACGAGACCTCTGACGACACTTGATCCAGCTTTTACCTCAATTACATTCGAGAGCTACCTCTTACAACAGCTAGGGGATCCTTTGGTTCGATATGATCAAATAAAGGATACGGTCAAGCCTCATCTTGCTCATCATTGGACTGTTGAAAATAATGAAAAGACCTGGACGTTTTATATTCGAAAAGGAGTACGGTTTCATCATCAGCGTGTGTTGACAAGTGAAGATGTCCGTCATACATTTCAACGAATTCAAGATGCATCACCTCACAAATGGCTTTTAAAAGATGTTTCGAAAATGGAATGCCCAGCACCTAACATGATCCGTTTTGAGCTTGATGAACCGAATCCTTTTTTCCTGCGTAATGTAAGTTGTCAGAACCTTGCTATCTTACCTGCTGATGTTCCGTTTGATGAAATGCAGTGGATTGGAACGGGACCATTTAGGCTAAAAGAGCGATCGAAAAGTAAGTTTGTTCTAGAGGCATTCGATCAATACTTTCTAGAACGTCCTTTACTTGATGATATTGAGTTTTGGCATGTCCCGATGGATCACGTACAAGCAGTCACCTTTCAAGTCGATGGTGTTGAAGATAGTGAATTTATTCAGGAGAAGGAGGACGTAGAGATTGGCTTTCGTTTTCTCGCTTTTAATTTTAATCGGAAATCAATCGTACATCATCCATCATTCCGAAAAGCAATGTATCAATTGTTAAATATGAAAAAAATGAGTTATGATTTGGGGCGCGAACCATTAGCTGAGTCTTCAAGTTATTTCCCTTGGAAATCTGATGCGCAGGAAAAAGATCCATCCATAATCCATGAACTGCTCAATGATGCTGGGTATGGTGGAGAAACGTTAACAGTTTATTCATTAGATTTTCCAAAGCCGATTGATGAAACAGTATGGTTTATCAAACAGGCGAAAATTTACGGAATTTCAATGCAGCATGAGACATTTCCTATAGAGGGTTTCTATTCGAATATCATTGAAAAAAATGCTGATTTGGTTTTCATGGGAGAAGTGGCCTCAAATGATCATCACCTCTCCTTCCTTGGGGCGTTTTACAACGATGCATTACTTTTTAGACGTATGCTTAAAAGAGAGCATTTAACAACGATTGAAAGGCATTTGGATTTTATGAAACGTGAGGAAAGATTCAGTGAACGCGAACAGTGGATTGAAAGGATTGAGGAGTTCATTCGTAAAGAAAATCTTTTCATTTACATGTATCACCCGACAAAACGTCGTACTTTCCACCCGATGATAAAGGACATTCGCTTTGAATCATTTGGACATGTGGACTTAAGAAAGCTTTGGATCCATACATAAACACAAAGTAGAAATGTATCTTTTTACAATATTTGTTATCCGATGTTCACAAAGCATTTACATTCTAAATAATAGATTGGGACTTTTATGGTGGTTTCCTCTTAAAAACTCGAGTCATTCGAGTTTTTTTGTTCTTTTATAATGAAAAAAATACTAGATTCCAGAAGTTTTTTGAGGAACATTGTACTAATTTACTGCAATTCCGGCAAACTTAACGTCCGCTCAACACCAAGTTTACATCTCCACATTAACATGAAGGTTGTAAATACCAAAAAGGAGTGGATGAGATTGTCAACGAAAATGGATCGGAAAAAATTCCTGACTTATGTAGGTACTGGGACGGTTGCACTTGCGGCTGCAAGTACCGGATTGGATGGAATCGCAGATAAAGTTGGTGCGAAAGGGAACTTCCATAAACCGATGAAAAAAACCCCGAAGTACGGACCATTAAAGTTCAAGCCGATTGAGCCTACCAGCAAGGACGATCTTGTTTTACCAAAAGGTTATCAATACAACGTAATTGCAGCTTACGGTGATAAAATCAATCCGAAAGGCGAAACATTCGGGTATAACAATGACTATACACTCTATTTTCCAATT encodes the following:
- a CDS encoding metal-dependent hydrolase, which encodes MNGTAHMTLGATAGLITSNTFQAEPTSTAILIGCGAVAGLLPDIDLDGKLSNTLTFSYKFIRAIAQIIGVLAIIISLMEGSEFEKWYGVVIGLALTIVSPFIKRRLMLSLTGIGILISGLTLSVNWLFLLGIYIIIASVVPHRSYTHSIVGAIFFGVIAYQLENTFAIDGVFITCLIGYIGHLIADMKFLPFNKRGVKLFLPFHAKEF
- a CDS encoding MFS transporter, whose translation is MFRELHPNIRIRIYTSFMSRIIGSMIFPFMAIYFTNALNAMWAGILLMTSIVIQFFSGLYGGYLADIVGRKRMMVLGEWMKVIGFAGMVLANSPWFTSAWTTFAMMTIIGIASGFVNPAAEAMLIDVSTKETRAFMYAINYWAVNMSIMLGLIVGGWFYQTHFFELLIALLAMSFVTLWMTAALINETYQPEKTSRKAYGLKPIFQSYKTVITDLPFVLFILGGIAILAIEFQRNNFIAVRLEEEIIPRTFSFLWDSELMIDGVKLLSLLTVENTIIIVLFTGIAAKWIRNKPEQPVMYLGFILFGLGYSILAFSNNLLVLMIAVLILSVGELMYVPTRQSILADIVDDTKRGAYMAFNGFVFQIGKLFGALGIIVGEAIGGLGMAILYVLFALIGVFLVRVSIQMKETRGKLITSRNAI
- a CDS encoding ABC transporter substrate-binding protein, encoding MKDLSYFQMRAFLYPREHDNQVELKLSELEQVWFCTLKNVKRKLRKYEEAGFYTYNPGKGRGNPSKLLFRRSFQHEIEGAVDEYIRYDQMEALMQLLQLPIPKSWIANVSEDVQALFGLQSPNSTKDVLRSIITRPLTTLDPAFTSITFESYLLQQLGDPLVRYDQIKDTVKPHLAHHWTVENNEKTWTFYIRKGVRFHHQRVLTSEDVRHTFQRIQDASPHKWLLKDVSKMECPAPNMIRFELDEPNPFFLRNVSCQNLAILPADVPFDEMQWIGTGPFRLKERSKSKFVLEAFDQYFLERPLLDDIEFWHVPMDHVQAVTFQVDGVEDSEFIQEKEDVEIGFRFLAFNFNRKSIVHHPSFRKAMYQLLNMKKMSYDLGREPLAESSSYFPWKSDAQEKDPSIIHELLNDAGYGGETLTVYSLDFPKPIDETVWFIKQAKIYGISMQHETFPIEGFYSNIIEKNADLVFMGEVASNDHHLSFLGAFYNDALLFRRMLKREHLTTIERHLDFMKREERFSEREQWIERIEEFIRKENLFIYMYHPTKRRTFHPMIKDIRFESFGHVDLRKLWIHT